One segment of Chloroflexota bacterium DNA contains the following:
- a CDS encoding NAD(P)-binding protein: MAQKFDIIIIGGGPNGLEIGAYLAKAGQKCLLLEKRFEVGGGLMTEQVTLPDFFHNTHAIYHMMVDYAPVYQDLNFDEYLVKHIKPELQWAMPLKDGKCLCIYTDVEKTCASIAKFSKKDADSYRQMYKLFDEMMKNIVGPQT, from the coding sequence GTGGCACAGAAATTCGACATAATAATCATCGGAGGTGGCCCCAACGGGCTAGAGATCGGTGCCTACCTTGCCAAGGCAGGCCAGAAATGTTTACTCCTGGAGAAGAGGTTCGAGGTCGGCGGAGGCCTGATGACAGAACAGGTGACCCTGCCGGATTTCTTCCACAATACCCACGCCATCTACCACATGATGGTGGATTACGCGCCGGTCTACCAGGATCTCAATTTCGATGAATACCTGGTCAAACACATTAAACCGGAGCTTCAGTGGGCCATGCCTCTGAAGGACGGCAAGTGCCTCTGCATCTATACAGATGTGGAGAAGACCTGTGCCTCTATAGCTAAGTTCTCCAAGAAAGATGCCGACAGCTATCGTCAGATGTACAAGCTGTTCGACGAGATGATGAAGAACATTGTCGGCCCGCAGACC